Proteins encoded together in one Ciona intestinalis chromosome 3, KH, whole genome shotgun sequence window:
- the LOC100184035 gene encoding uncharacterized protein LOC100184035 — MLNKAINLELKSRFSEQCYRNIELSQDLAFSCFEMNFSHEMLDLSEGCGNVNKSNKVNNGCKHSSHQTKKVHFTPPLSPQSDIQERAVHKSGRTALFVTSFLAILLSLLGIGGGMKLYQMITDVTFRTQSLEYDILGVSKDVQSLPSLTLDDKQVKTMAKKHGGLLLDLLKNTNYLSGKTRQLYLWANYSACIKGNDFINGNYCYRLIPYQLDFWEAENFCFVRGGHLAFSDNEETWNSTLSFLWKIGFKEKEIWTGVYKDILGVWKYSNGQKVSYAKWASGNLFDDGDDCSLMRIGSLYSSSAMYDRRCTMNPHAFLCRYKLPTD; from the exons ATGCTTAATAAAGCCATAAACCTAGAACTCAAATCACGTTTCTCAGAACAGTGCTATAGGAATATAGAGCTTTCACAAGACTTAGCTTTCAGTTGCTTTGAAATGAATTTTTCACATGAAATGTTAGATCTTAGTGAAGGTTGTGGGAACGTTAATAAATCGAATAAAGTGAATAATG GATGTAAACACAGTTCTCACCAAACcaaaaaagttcattttaCTCCTCCCCTTTCCCCACAAAGTGATATACAGGAAAGAGCCGTTCACAAATCTGGTCGAACTGCTTTGTTTGTAACGTCTTTCTTGGCAATACTCTTGTCTCTTCTGGGAATCGGAGGGGGCATGAAGTTGTATCAAATGATAACCGATGTAACGTTTCGCACACAATCGTTAGAATATGACATATTGGGTGTTTCGAAAGATGTACAAAGTTTGCCATCATTAACACTGGATGACAAACAGGTTAAGACCATGGCGAAAAAACATGGCGGCTTATTGTTGGATCtgctaaaaaatacaaattaccTCAGTGGTAAAACAAGACAACTTTATCTCTGGGCCAATTACTCTGCATGCATAAAGGGAAACGATTTTATTAACGG aAATTATTGCTACCGTCTTATTCCATACCAACTTGATTTTTGGGAGGCggaaaacttttgttttgttcgaGGTGGACATCTTGCTTTTAGTGACAACGAAGAAACGTGGAATTCGACTTTGTCCTTTTTATGGAAAATTGGATTTAAAGAAAAGGAAATCTGGACCGGTGTATATAAG GATATTTTAGGTGTTTGGAAATACAGCAACGGTCAAAAAGTGAGTTATGCAAAATGGGCAAGTGGAAACTTATTTGATGACGGGGACGATTGTTCGTTAATGCGTATAGGCTCTTTGTATTCCAg TTCTGCAATGTACGATCGGAGATGTACAATGAACCCACACGCGTTTCTTTGTCGTTATAAGTTGCCAACGGATTAG